From the Candidatus Krumholzibacteriota bacterium genome, one window contains:
- a CDS encoding FAD-binding oxidoreductase produces the protein MKKSPKGRYETEVITCKKVSPSSFIIELSKPERFPGAMPGQFISIRVSGVNFPLLRRPYSILDMTDDHIALLVKIVGRGSEALASLKTGDLVDFIGPLGSTYFELDKGTDAVFVAGGTGLAPLVFAARMWSLEGRAQRMDLLYGTDDSSEVLADIFKDDFSQVYIATIDGSRGFEGNVVEMFKDLTERGILPEGKLYSCGPSGMVKALVNSGTHSFIDHYTSLESVMACGVGACRGCVVPVTFPKGAKYKSVCGDGTVFRAEDIDWDNWRGPGKD, from the coding sequence TTGAAAAAATCGCCAAAAGGAAGGTACGAAACAGAAGTTATTACCTGCAAAAAGGTTTCACCTTCAAGTTTTATTATTGAATTGTCAAAGCCGGAGAGATTCCCCGGTGCTATGCCTGGACAGTTTATATCCATTAGGGTTAGCGGCGTGAATTTTCCTCTTTTAAGACGCCCTTACAGTATATTGGACATGACAGACGATCATATCGCTCTTCTTGTAAAGATCGTGGGGCGGGGGTCAGAGGCCCTTGCTTCCCTGAAAACGGGGGATCTGGTCGACTTTATAGGTCCGCTCGGAAGCACATATTTTGAGCTGGATAAAGGGACTGACGCGGTTTTTGTGGCTGGAGGCACAGGTCTCGCTCCACTTGTCTTTGCCGCAAGGATGTGGTCGCTGGAGGGAAGAGCGCAAAGAATGGATCTTTTATATGGAACAGATGACAGTTCTGAGGTTCTTGCCGATATCTTCAAAGATGATTTCTCGCAAGTTTACATAGCAACAATAGATGGTTCAAGAGGTTTCGAAGGTAATGTGGTGGAGATGTTTAAGGATCTGACAGAAAGAGGAATCCTGCCGGAAGGGAAATTGTATTCCTGCGGCCCGTCTGGTATGGTAAAGGCACTTGTAAACAGCGGTACACATTCTTTTATTGATCATTATACGTCGCTTGAATCTGTTATGGCTTGCGGTGTTGGCGCCTGCAGAGGTTGTGTTGTTCCTGTAACCTTTCCAAAAGGCGCGAAGTATAAGTCGGTTTGCGGTGACGGAACAGTTTTTAGAGCCGAGGATATAGACTGGGATAATTGGAGAGGGCCAGGTAAAGATTAG
- a CDS encoding aspartate carbamoyltransferase catalytic subunit codes for MRYNQKNLLGLEELSSGEIELILDTADNFKEVSERAIKKVPALRGITIANLFYEPSTRTKMSFELAEKRLSADIVNFSKATSSVKKGESLRDTAENIEAMKVDIVVMRHGSSGAHRFLSEFLDASIVNAGDGQHEHPTQALLDMLTLRQRWGTLKGKKVTIIGDIMHSRVARSNIWGLTRMGAEVTVCGPPTMMPPEVENMGDGGVKIEYDLRKAVADADAINILRIQLERQKNKLFPSLREYFAVFGVSSEILKDAKNDCIVMHPGPMNRGVEISQRVADGEQAVILPQVTNGVAVRMAVLFLIAGGRSGEAKIEKK; via the coding sequence GTGCGGTACAATCAAAAGAATCTTCTGGGGCTTGAAGAGCTGTCTTCCGGGGAGATAGAGCTGATTCTGGATACGGCTGATAATTTCAAGGAAGTTTCCGAGAGGGCAATTAAGAAAGTTCCGGCTCTAAGGGGGATAACGATCGCGAACCTCTTTTATGAGCCAAGCACGAGAACTAAAATGAGCTTTGAACTCGCGGAGAAGAGACTCAGCGCGGACATTGTTAATTTCTCGAAAGCTACTTCATCGGTTAAAAAGGGAGAGAGCCTCCGTGATACAGCTGAGAATATCGAAGCTATGAAGGTTGATATTGTTGTCATGCGGCACGGCAGTTCAGGAGCTCACAGATTTCTATCTGAATTTCTCGATGCTTCGATTGTTAACGCGGGTGACGGTCAGCATGAACATCCTACGCAGGCTTTACTTGATATGTTGACTCTCAGGCAGAGATGGGGAACATTAAAAGGGAAAAAAGTAACTATTATAGGGGACATTATGCACAGCAGAGTAGCACGTTCTAATATTTGGGGTTTGACCAGAATGGGGGCGGAGGTTACGGTTTGCGGCCCGCCCACTATGATGCCGCCTGAAGTCGAGAATATGGGCGACGGAGGAGTGAAGATCGAGTACGATCTTAGAAAAGCCGTGGCCGATGCTGACGCGATTAATATTTTGCGTATACAGCTTGAACGTCAGAAAAACAAACTATTCCCCAGTCTAAGAGAGTACTTTGCTGTTTTCGGAGTTTCATCTGAAATTCTTAAAGATGCCAAGAATGATTGTATTGTTATGCATCCGGGGCCTATGAACAGAGGGGTTGAAATAAGTCAGCGTGTTGCCGACGGTGAGCAGGCGGTGATATTGCCCCAGGTAACGAATGGAGTCGCTGTTAGGATGGCGGTTTTATTTCTGATCGCTGGCGGCAGGAGCGGAGAAGCAAAGATAGAAAAGAAATAG
- a CDS encoding glycosyltransferase family 1 protein: MKIGFEVTSVITDKPTGIARYIAGLISAFSDEIEDYNELILYYKLSRLCKRSSWSRPENLKIREYYKSYWPISKNVDIIHGLDGRTPFWSNVKKVVTIHDLLTLKQIGNKTASEKFHQKKERAYRKMSKHADCFITVSESTKRDVVNLLNVSPDQVNVIYHGVDESFFPQEKAVVGRIRNKYGLRKDYLLFVGSISERKNTARLVEAFSRSKASRDVDLVLAGTVSYKGDKTLRAVKRYHLDSKVKILGFVEEGDLPALYSGAIGFVFPTLYEGFGLPVLEAMACATPVLAGNKGAVPEISGNLAVYVNPLDTCEIAGAIDRLPETPQDEIKKCVDHANGFTWKRCVGKTLDVYKKLL, translated from the coding sequence ATGAAAATAGGGTTTGAAGTAACCAGTGTTATTACGGATAAACCAACGGGGATCGCGCGTTATATTGCCGGATTGATTTCCGCCTTCTCAGATGAAATAGAAGATTATAACGAACTCATATTGTATTATAAGCTGTCGAGATTATGCAAAAGATCAAGCTGGTCGAGACCTGAAAATTTAAAAATCAGGGAATATTACAAATCTTATTGGCCAATCAGTAAAAATGTTGATATTATACACGGATTGGACGGCCGGACCCCTTTCTGGAGTAATGTCAAAAAAGTTGTTACCATCCATGACCTCTTAACTTTGAAACAAATCGGCAATAAAACAGCCTCTGAAAAATTTCATCAAAAAAAAGAGAGGGCATACAGGAAAATGTCGAAACACGCCGATTGCTTTATCACAGTCAGCGAATCGACAAAGCGCGATGTTGTTAATTTACTGAATGTTTCTCCGGATCAAGTAAATGTGATTTATCATGGAGTTGATGAATCTTTCTTTCCTCAGGAGAAAGCGGTTGTCGGCAGGATCAGAAATAAATATGGATTGAGGAAAGATTATTTATTATTTGTGGGCAGTATTTCAGAAAGAAAGAATACAGCGCGTCTAGTTGAAGCGTTTTCCCGCTCTAAAGCAAGCAGGGATGTGGATTTGGTACTTGCCGGAACGGTATCTTATAAGGGTGATAAAACTCTAAGGGCAGTCAAAAGATATCATCTGGACAGCAAGGTGAAAATTCTCGGGTTTGTAGAAGAGGGCGATCTCCCCGCGCTTTATAGCGGCGCGATTGGTTTTGTCTTTCCAACTTTATACGAAGGATTCGGACTTCCGGTGCTTGAAGCTATGGCTTGCGCGACACCTGTTTTAGCCGGGAACAAGGGCGCCGTTCCTGAAATAAGCGGAAATTTAGCTGTTTACGTAAATCCTTTAGATACCTGTGAGATTGCTGGAGCTATCGACAGGCTGCCGGAAACTCCACAGGATGAGATCAAGAAGTGTGTTGACCACGCGAATGGTTTCACGTGGAAGCGCTGCGTGGGAAAAACACTGGATGTATACAAGAAATTACTGTAA
- a CDS encoding dihydroorotase, producing the protein MINKWKNKSEFWIAGAKLADTVTRTLKAGSIHIKRGRIEEIVWKKSVDTDLPVFDAEGYLVTPGFIDIHSHLREPGYEESETVATGTAAAAAGGYTSVVCMANTDPAVDDPSVVRYLMDKNKAAGQCRLYVTGAVTKGLEGRDISEFHLLKEAGIVALSDDGKFVENAKVMRSALEYARMLELPIVSHCEDPSLARGGLMNEGYYSTKLGLSGIPAESEEIAVARDISLAELTGCRLHIAHVSTSGSVQLIKDAKKKGVPVTAEVTPHHLTMDDSMLEDYDRNLKVNPPLRTQQDIKALKKALKNGTIDCIATDHAPHNEISKQVEFNFAPPGMIGLQTAFSHLYTELVMSGDLELIDLVRLMTSAPAEVLGLAGGTLNSTEPADLTVIDIDEEWTFNGEVNKSKSMNTPLADRKFKGRVKGIFLAGKWKRTG; encoded by the coding sequence ATGATCAACAAGTGGAAAAATAAAAGTGAATTCTGGATAGCGGGGGCTAAGCTCGCCGACACTGTAACTCGAACTCTAAAGGCCGGTTCTATTCACATCAAGAGGGGCAGAATTGAAGAAATCGTCTGGAAGAAGAGTGTAGATACAGATCTACCGGTTTTTGATGCTGAAGGATATTTGGTAACGCCTGGCTTTATAGATATTCACAGTCATCTCAGGGAGCCGGGATATGAAGAAAGTGAAACTGTTGCCACCGGTACCGCGGCCGCGGCGGCAGGCGGATATACTTCGGTCGTCTGCATGGCAAATACTGATCCCGCCGTGGATGATCCGAGTGTCGTTCGATATCTTATGGATAAGAATAAAGCCGCGGGTCAGTGCAGGTTATATGTGACAGGAGCGGTCACTAAAGGGCTCGAGGGAAGAGATATAAGCGAGTTTCATCTGTTGAAAGAAGCGGGGATAGTAGCACTGAGTGACGACGGTAAATTTGTCGAGAACGCCAAGGTTATGCGAAGTGCTCTTGAATACGCCCGTATGCTTGAATTACCCATTGTTTCCCACTGTGAAGACCCGAGTCTCGCGAGGGGTGGATTGATGAATGAAGGATATTATTCCACCAAACTGGGACTTTCGGGGATACCGGCAGAGTCGGAGGAAATTGCCGTGGCCAGGGATATATCGCTTGCTGAATTAACCGGCTGCAGGCTTCATATTGCCCACGTGAGTACTTCCGGGTCAGTTCAGCTGATCAAAGACGCTAAAAAGAAGGGTGTTCCTGTTACCGCTGAAGTGACACCACACCATTTGACTATGGATGATTCCATGCTGGAAGATTACGACAGGAACCTGAAGGTTAATCCTCCCCTTAGAACTCAGCAAGACATAAAGGCATTAAAAAAGGCGCTTAAGAATGGAACGATTGATTGTATCGCAACTGACCACGCTCCTCATAATGAGATTTCCAAACAGGTTGAATTCAATTTCGCGCCGCCTGGTATGATCGGACTTCAAACGGCTTTTTCTCATCTCTATACTGAGCTGGTTATGTCCGGCGATCTGGAACTGATAGATCTCGTACGTTTGATGACATCCGCCCCCGCGGAGGTACTGGGTCTTGCCGGAGGAACATTAAACAGCACAGAGCCCGCGGATCTGACAGTTATAGATATTGATGAAGAATGGACATTTAACGGAGAAGTTAACAAATCAAAATCGATGAACACTCCCCTCGCGGACAGAAAATTTAAAGGACGCGTAAAGGGGATATTTTTGGCCGGAAAGTGGAAAAGAACGGGTTGA
- a CDS encoding formylglycine-generating enzyme family protein — MKRFFAVSVWISVLFLAIGCSEDSETQGPVINDDYIVAEIVSPSDGARFSQDMGITFYGEARYFQSSSRVPDSQLVWISDIDGELSSGRALTDNLLSVGTHEIKFEAFDNDGNISGDSISVVVYLDSVLVSIPSAADFDMGWSDGVGTTQLDYEPIHSVALDAFELGRYEVTYSLWSKVKSWGELNGYTFENEGIRGSNSTLSTTIQHPVTNISWRDCIAWCNAYSEKEGLDPVYYTSSGKTEYYKDSSSDGDINNDCVDWAGNGFRLPTEAEWEYVARYIDGSSYVDGDMHSGYNINANLSDCAWFQDNSEYLTHGVGELAANSLGINDMSGNIFEWCWDYYDSDYYPIDPIDPIDNPRGPDSGVYRVLRGGSWIDSSEKCATSVRSNFSPGIDSNNIGFRVCR; from the coding sequence ATGAAAAGGTTTTTTGCGGTATCTGTATGGATTTCTGTTCTTTTTTTAGCGATCGGTTGCAGTGAGGATAGTGAAACACAAGGACCAGTAATTAATGATGATTATATAGTTGCTGAAATAGTATCACCTAGTGATGGAGCGAGATTTTCTCAGGACATGGGAATAACGTTTTACGGTGAAGCAAGATATTTCCAGAGCAGCAGCAGAGTTCCAGATAGTCAGCTCGTTTGGATTTCAGATATAGATGGAGAGCTCTCTAGCGGCAGAGCCTTAACCGACAATCTTCTTTCTGTTGGTACTCATGAAATAAAGTTTGAAGCTTTTGACAATGACGGAAATATCTCAGGCGACAGTATATCTGTCGTTGTGTATTTAGATTCTGTTTTGGTTTCGATACCATCCGCAGCGGATTTTGATATGGGCTGGAGTGACGGAGTCGGTACTACCCAGCTTGATTATGAGCCCATACACAGTGTGGCTCTGGATGCCTTTGAGTTAGGCAGATATGAAGTAACCTATTCTCTCTGGTCAAAAGTGAAAAGCTGGGGTGAATTAAATGGATATACTTTCGAGAACGAAGGCATACGGGGATCAAATTCTACGCTTTCAACTACTATTCAACACCCTGTAACTAATATTTCCTGGAGGGACTGCATTGCCTGGTGTAACGCTTATTCAGAGAAAGAGGGGCTTGATCCCGTCTATTATACGAGTTCCGGAAAAACAGAATATTATAAAGATTCATCATCAGACGGAGATATAAACAATGACTGCGTGGACTGGGCGGGAAATGGGTTCAGACTTCCCACAGAAGCGGAGTGGGAATATGTTGCCAGGTATATAGACGGCAGCAGCTATGTGGATGGGGATATGCACAGCGGGTATAATATTAATGCTAATTTGAGTGACTGCGCCTGGTTTCAAGATAATTCAGAGTATTTAACACATGGTGTCGGCGAGCTGGCAGCCAATAGTCTGGGGATAAATGACATGAGCGGCAATATCTTTGAATGGTGCTGGGATTACTATGATAGTGATTATTATCCCATAGACCCCATAGATCCTATAGATAATCCACGTGGTCCGGATAGCGGGGTTTACCGAGTGCTCCGCGGGGGCAGCTGGATTGATAGTTCTGAAAAATGCGCTACTTCTGTAAGAAGCAATTTTAGCCCCGGCATCGACAGTAATAACATCGGTTTTAGAGTTTGTCGTTGA
- a CDS encoding SLC13 family permease yields MWKASIIFILVYTALVLTKHYRWLIAWIGIAAALLFGALEVTEIARGINWNVIGIFVGSLLLAEAFVCSRLPETISDHIINRSPNLGVSLMLIIVFASIFSIFMDNVVTVLMVAPIALEVTKKADVSPVPVIIGIAISSNLQGMAILIGDTPSMILAARAHMDFLDFFFYNSSMSSYMTVKIGIFWLVQLGALAGFVVLYYYFRGEKRKVESIAVTSVKSWVPVILLALAIVMLSLANFIDPDFVWFSGVSCVLTGGMSFLYVRIRKLHREINASLKFDWETVLFLSAVFVLVYMLEKRGVVAALVNQLDILESASPFVVLTAIVWVSVLVSAFIDNVPYITAALPVVQGLAKTLGVHPELLVLGVLIGSCMGGNITPIGAAANLTAIGILRREGRPVSFAAFVKIGLPFTLAATLAAYIALYFVYR; encoded by the coding sequence ATGTGGAAAGCCTCGATTATATTTATACTGGTTTATACAGCGCTTGTTCTTACAAAGCATTACCGATGGCTTATTGCCTGGATAGGTATCGCCGCGGCGCTTTTATTTGGAGCTCTTGAAGTCACGGAGATAGCAAGAGGTATTAACTGGAATGTCATAGGGATCTTTGTAGGTTCGCTTCTTTTGGCTGAGGCTTTTGTCTGTTCCAGGCTTCCGGAGACAATATCAGATCATATTATCAACCGGTCACCGAATCTGGGTGTCTCGCTTATGCTGATAATTGTTTTTGCCTCTATTTTCTCTATATTCATGGACAATGTAGTAACTGTTTTGATGGTAGCGCCAATAGCCCTGGAAGTGACAAAAAAGGCAGATGTTTCGCCCGTTCCGGTTATAATAGGTATCGCCATATCTTCAAATCTGCAGGGTATGGCAATACTTATAGGTGATACTCCCAGTATGATTCTCGCTGCCAGAGCCCACATGGATTTTCTTGATTTCTTTTTCTACAATAGTTCAATGTCGTCATATATGACTGTGAAGATTGGGATATTCTGGTTGGTTCAGCTGGGAGCTTTAGCAGGTTTCGTCGTCCTCTATTATTATTTCAGAGGGGAAAAAAGGAAGGTGGAGTCAATAGCGGTAACATCGGTTAAAAGCTGGGTCCCCGTCATTCTTCTGGCGCTCGCGATTGTTATGCTTTCACTCGCCAACTTTATAGATCCCGACTTTGTCTGGTTCAGCGGTGTTTCCTGTGTCTTAACTGGGGGAATGTCATTTCTGTATGTTAGAATAAGAAAGCTTCACAGGGAAATCAATGCTTCTCTGAAATTTGATTGGGAAACTGTACTCTTTCTTTCCGCGGTTTTCGTCCTCGTGTATATGCTCGAAAAAAGAGGTGTAGTGGCCGCTCTAGTGAATCAGCTTGATATTCTTGAAAGTGCAAGCCCCTTCGTCGTTCTTACGGCTATTGTCTGGGTATCTGTCCTTGTTTCCGCTTTTATAGACAATGTACCATATATTACAGCTGCTTTGCCCGTTGTCCAGGGATTGGCAAAAACTCTCGGAGTTCACCCGGAGCTGCTAGTTCTCGGCGTTCTTATTGGTTCGTGTATGGGGGGGAATATCACACCGATAGGTGCCGCGGCTAATCTTACAGCTATAGGTATTCTTAGAAGAGAGGGGAGGCCTGTTTCATTTGCCGCCTTCGTAAAGATAGGGCTGCCGTTTACACTTGCGGCTACTCTCGCCGCTTATATTGCCCTTTACTTTGTTTATCGTTAA
- a CDS encoding DMT family transporter, producing MKSKIIRYDCLLFFTAAIWGFAFVAQRVGMKYVGPFIFNGVRFALAALVLFPFVLVRRYKFGYGWTGKRRHVLVSGFLAGLFLFIASSLQQVGVVYTTAGKAGFFWKRQVGGRTWLGAVLAVIGLYLLSIAGGLRLVKGDILVFAGAFFWAGHVLLIGSFSKSIDPLVLAFIQCAVCSLLSLAVSIFTEVISLTALYSAAVPIIYGGVFSVGVAYTFQILAQRYTPAAHASVIMSFEAVFAVLGGWLILGEVLSLRGIAGCTLMFAGMIISQLGVIADRRRGKAGDI from the coding sequence TTGAAAAGCAAGATAATACGCTATGATTGTTTGCTGTTTTTTACAGCTGCTATCTGGGGATTTGCTTTTGTTGCTCAGCGCGTAGGGATGAAGTACGTCGGGCCGTTTATTTTTAACGGTGTCCGTTTTGCTCTTGCCGCTCTTGTTCTGTTTCCGTTTGTTCTTGTTAGAAGATATAAGTTTGGTTACGGCTGGACGGGAAAAAGAAGACATGTTCTAGTTAGCGGTTTTTTGGCCGGGCTGTTCCTGTTTATCGCGTCATCTCTTCAGCAAGTCGGTGTTGTTTATACAACCGCGGGTAAGGCCGGCTTTTTCTGGAAGAGGCAGGTTGGGGGAAGAACATGGCTCGGAGCTGTGCTGGCTGTTATAGGGCTTTATCTGCTCTCGATTGCGGGGGGGCTTAGGTTGGTCAAGGGGGATATTCTGGTATTTGCGGGAGCCTTCTTCTGGGCCGGACACGTTCTTCTGATCGGTTCCTTCTCAAAAAGTATTGATCCGCTGGTTCTCGCCTTCATTCAGTGCGCGGTATGTTCTCTTTTAAGCCTCGCTGTTTCTATCTTTACAGAAGTGATAAGTTTAACCGCGCTGTACTCAGCGGCAGTGCCGATAATTTACGGAGGAGTTTTCTCCGTCGGAGTTGCTTATACATTTCAGATTCTAGCCCAACGGTACACTCCCGCGGCCCACGCTTCGGTTATTATGAGTTTCGAAGCGGTTTTTGCTGTTTTGGGCGGATGGTTGATATTGGGAGAAGTTCTTTCCCTTCGAGGAATTGCCGGATGTACTCTCATGTTCGCCGGGATGATCATCTCTCAACTGGGCGTGATCGCGGACAGGAGAAGGGGAAAAGCCGGGGATATATGA
- a CDS encoding dihydroorotate dehydrogenase, which yields MSGGKLHIGSTIFKNPVFLASGPAGYGIEYGDLINLEKLGAVVTKTISLMPKEGNPGARLKETESGLLNSVGLENVGARTFFSEKLPELLDLGVKPVVSLACEGREKYLNLLEFAAEEDGVDAVELNLSCPNVDEGGMAVGTDPESVRWYVSKAKDILESSTVLAKLTPNVGNIAELAVISQEAGADGVTAINTILGMDIDPVTGEPVFDRITAGLSGPAIMPVALRAVWQIVQAVDIPVVGVGGISSVKGSRKFFAAGASAVQIGTALFYDPGLPERIIDSL from the coding sequence ATGAGCGGGGGAAAATTACATATCGGCAGCACAATTTTTAAGAATCCTGTTTTTCTGGCTTCCGGCCCCGCGGGCTACGGGATTGAATATGGGGATCTTATAAATCTCGAGAAACTGGGGGCGGTCGTCACAAAGACCATTTCCTTAATGCCGAAGGAAGGGAATCCGGGGGCGAGATTGAAGGAAACTGAATCGGGCCTCCTGAACAGTGTGGGGCTTGAAAATGTCGGAGCGCGAACTTTCTTTAGTGAGAAACTGCCGGAGTTGTTAGACCTTGGTGTGAAACCTGTTGTGAGTCTGGCTTGTGAGGGTAGAGAGAAATATCTCAATCTTTTAGAATTCGCAGCTGAAGAGGATGGAGTTGACGCGGTGGAGTTGAATCTTTCATGCCCCAATGTGGATGAGGGCGGGATGGCCGTCGGAACCGATCCGGAGTCAGTGAGATGGTATGTCTCGAAGGCGAAAGATATTCTTGAAAGTAGTACGGTTCTTGCTAAATTAACACCTAACGTTGGAAATATAGCTGAACTCGCTGTTATTTCCCAGGAGGCCGGCGCCGACGGGGTAACCGCTATAAACACAATTTTAGGTATGGATATCGATCCTGTGACCGGGGAACCTGTTTTTGATAGAATTACCGCTGGTCTTTCAGGTCCGGCAATTATGCCCGTAGCTCTCAGAGCTGTCTGGCAGATTGTTCAGGCGGTGGATATCCCTGTAGTGGGTGTTGGCGGAATATCTTCCGTTAAAGGATCCAGAAAATTTTTCGCCGCCGGCGCTTCAGCTGTCCAGATAGGAACGGCGCTCTTTTATGATCCGGGACTGCCGGAGAGGATTATTGATTCACTTTAG
- a CDS encoding tetratricopeptide repeat protein, which produces MREDKKRLVLIICMLIIFLSSCVYFNTLYNARRIYSDTEEKRLQSKSSTGMEKEYQRVVVKCSKILQNNPDSGWADDAAFLLGKALFRQGKYNESAKKFEEILDNWPEEKYAPLSLFWLGKIYLSKEEFNKALEYTARFIKKYPEHEIRFQVMLLAGEISLKLDRRKEALEFYSKVIREADSEEVVEKATAECADLYFLFEEWKDAARFYEKMLHKGISWEKRYNFSLSLGECYTKLERCREAIDLYDKLFDEVIGKKEKAPVLLGKAAGYVCIDSVSLAKRFYEDIIGKYPKTLFSAEACYHLGMLFHAQADSLEKAKEYFSKVGKEAPESQYATEALKKSNSIGRLLELENEGEKGQTDKQKAKKKFYSAELQLSQFGNVEKALRNYRVVLDSFPEIEISPRAAYAIGWIYQEKLKQNDKAVKAYREVILSFPRSVQALGAIEQIEFLGDLKLMERLQGYVDSVRALKPDTSLKQSDFESSEITDSSGMLNNTGVKADSTGVSPDTSGTVIPESADKEQNGSGGE; this is translated from the coding sequence GTGAGAGAAGATAAGAAACGTCTAGTTTTGATAATATGTATGCTTATTATTTTTCTGTCCTCCTGCGTTTATTTCAATACTTTGTATAATGCCCGCCGCATTTACAGCGACACGGAGGAAAAACGCCTGCAAAGCAAGTCAAGCACCGGTATGGAGAAGGAATATCAAAGGGTTGTTGTTAAATGCTCGAAGATCCTACAGAATAATCCTGACAGCGGATGGGCCGATGACGCGGCCTTCCTTCTTGGCAAGGCATTGTTCAGGCAGGGTAAGTATAACGAGTCAGCGAAAAAGTTTGAGGAAATATTAGATAATTGGCCCGAAGAAAAATACGCTCCCCTTTCACTCTTCTGGCTGGGGAAAATATATCTAAGCAAGGAAGAATTTAATAAAGCTCTTGAATATACTGCTCGTTTCATTAAAAAATATCCGGAACATGAAATACGTTTTCAGGTAATGCTGCTTGCCGGAGAAATTAGCCTGAAATTAGATAGAAGAAAAGAAGCTCTGGAGTTCTATTCGAAGGTTATCAGGGAAGCTGACAGCGAGGAAGTTGTAGAAAAAGCAACAGCAGAATGCGCCGATTTATACTTTTTGTTCGAAGAATGGAAAGATGCCGCTCGTTTTTATGAAAAAATGCTGCATAAAGGCATTTCATGGGAGAAAAGATACAATTTCTCATTGTCGCTGGGTGAGTGTTACACGAAACTCGAAAGGTGTCGCGAGGCCATTGACTTATATGATAAGCTCTTTGACGAGGTGATCGGGAAGAAGGAAAAAGCTCCGGTATTACTTGGTAAAGCGGCCGGTTACGTGTGCATAGATTCAGTGAGTCTGGCAAAGCGCTTTTATGAAGATATTATTGGAAAATATCCAAAGACACTATTTTCAGCGGAAGCCTGTTATCATCTGGGAATGCTGTTTCACGCGCAGGCAGATTCACTCGAAAAGGCAAAAGAGTATTTCAGTAAAGTGGGAAAAGAAGCTCCGGAATCGCAGTACGCCACCGAAGCTCTAAAGAAATCGAACAGCATAGGACGGTTACTTGAACTGGAAAATGAAGGGGAGAAAGGTCAAACAGATAAGCAGAAAGCTAAGAAGAAATTTTATTCAGCTGAATTACAATTATCACAGTTCGGTAACGTGGAGAAAGCTCTCAGAAATTATCGAGTAGTTCTGGACAGTTTCCCGGAGATTGAGATTAGTCCCAGAGCCGCGTACGCTATTGGTTGGATTTATCAAGAAAAACTGAAACAAAATGATAAAGCTGTAAAGGCCTACAGAGAAGTTATCCTGAGTTTTCCAAGATCTGTACAGGCCTTGGGAGCGATTGAACAGATCGAGTTTTTAGGGGATCTTAAGTTAATGGAAAGACTTCAAGGATATGTTGATTCTGTAAGAGCGTTAAAACCTGACACTTCCCTGAAACAGTCTGATTTTGAGTCTTCTGAAATAACAGACAGCAGTGGTATGCTTAATAACACGGGTGTTAAGGCTGATTCCACAGGAGTGTCTCCTGACACAAGCGGGACGGTAATTCCAGAATCTGCTGATAAAGAACAGAATGGATCAGGGGGAGAATAA
- the pyrF gene encoding orotidine-5'-phosphate decarboxylase, which produces MESWKDSFVGPEKNIPEVIVALDVESGTKALKLVNDLKEKIRYFKLGSRIFTSEGPALVKKINRLGCLVFLDLKFHDIPATVAGSVRAACGLGVKMLTIHTTGGMEMMKAAVREADRFQESGGRRPLLIGVTILTSMSVEDFEVFSPVRKEMSKLVLELALKANEAGLDGIVSSAGEADRVRKEFGEDFIIVTPGIRPSGHSEDDQKRVATPKSAAEAGSSFLVVGRPVYEASSPPQAVESILRELEE; this is translated from the coding sequence TTGGAATCATGGAAGGATTCGTTTGTGGGCCCAGAAAAGAATATTCCGGAAGTTATAGTGGCTCTGGATGTCGAAAGTGGAACAAAAGCGCTCAAGCTGGTTAATGACCTCAAGGAAAAAATAAGGTACTTTAAACTTGGAAGCAGGATCTTTACTTCTGAAGGGCCGGCTCTAGTTAAGAAAATTAATAGATTGGGGTGCTTGGTTTTCCTTGATCTTAAATTTCATGATATTCCGGCTACTGTAGCCGGGTCGGTAAGAGCGGCTTGCGGCCTGGGAGTAAAGATGCTTACCATCCATACAACAGGCGGGATGGAAATGATGAAAGCCGCAGTGCGGGAGGCCGATAGATTTCAAGAGTCAGGCGGGAGGCGGCCGCTTCTTATCGGTGTAACAATTTTGACCAGTATGTCTGTTGAGGATTTCGAAGTATTTTCTCCCGTCCGGAAAGAAATGTCAAAACTTGTGCTCGAGCTGGCTTTAAAAGCGAATGAGGCCGGTTTGGATGGAATTGTTTCATCAGCCGGGGAAGCGGACAGGGTTAGAAAAGAGTTTGGAGAGGATTTTATTATAGTAACCCCGGGTATAAGACCCTCCGGTCACAGCGAAGATGATCAGAAACGTGTGGCAACACCTAAATCGGCAGCTGAAGCCGGTTCAAGTTTCCTGGTTGTCGGGCGCCCCGTATATGAGGCTTCTTCTCCGCCTCAGGCAGTTGAATCAATCTTGCGTGAACTGGAGGAATAA